The sequence CAAGGACTCGATCCTCGCCGACACCATGGAGGCTGTCTTCGGTGCTGCGTATCTGTCGGTGGGACCGGATGCCGCGACCGGCCTCGTCCTGCGGCTCGTCGAGCCGCTGCTGGCCGATCCCGAGCGCTACGGCGCCGCGATGGATCCCAAGACGGCGCTGCAAGAGCTCGCGGCGCGCGGCGGCTTCGAGCCGCCGGCGTACTCGGTGACCTCGACCGGTCCCGACCACGACCGCAGATTCACCGCGACCGTGCTGATCGGCGATCTCGCCGCCGAGGGCGCCGGGACGAGCAAGAAGCACGCCGAGATGGCGGCCGCCCTCCGCGCCTGGCGCGAACTCAGCGGGCGTGCCTGAGCTCCCCGAGGTCGAGGTCGTCCGCGCCGGCCTCGCGCCGGCGGTCACCGGCGCGACGGTGCTGGGCGTCACGGTGCTCGACGAACGCGCGCTGACGCGCCACTCCGGCGACGGCGCGCACTTCGAAGCGGCGGTCACCGGGCGCGTCATCGGCGGGGCGGCACGACGCGGGAAGTTCCTGTGGCTGCCGCTCGAACCCGTCGCCGCCGCCGCGGCCCCGACCGAGGCTCTCGTCGGTCACCTCGGCATGAGCGGGCAGCTGTTGCTGCGCGCTCCGGGTGCGGCCCCCGAGCGCCACGAGCGGGTGCGCTTCGACATCGCGCACCCGCAGCACGGCGAGCTCGCGGTCGTCTTCGCGGATCAGCGGACGTTCGGATCGCTCGCACTGGACGAGCTCGTGCCCACCGGCGACGGGGCGCCCGGCGGATTCGGCGTCGACGCGGCACTGGCCCCGTCACAGGTCGCCCACATCGCCCGGGACCCTCTCGATCCCGCGTTCTCCGAGGCAGGATTCCGGCGCGCGCTCTCGCGCAAGGACTCGGCGATCAAGCGCGTGCTGCTCGATCAGACCGTGGTCAGCGGCATCGGCAACATCTACGCCGACGAATCCCTCTGGGCCGCCCGCATCCATCCCGAGACCCCGGCGCGGACGCTGTCGGCGCGCGCCGTCGGACGCGTGCTGGCAGAGGTGCGCCACGTGCTCGAGAAGGCGCTGGCCGAAGGCGGCACGAGCTTCGACGCGCAGTACGTGAACGTCAACGGTCAGGCCGGGTACTTCGCCCACTCGCTCAACGCGTACGGCCGCACCGGAGAGCCGTGCCCCCGGTGCGGCCGACCGATCGTGCGGGTGTCGTTCACGAACAGATCGAGCCACTTCTGCCCGCGCTGTCAGCGGTCCCCGCGGGCCTGAGCCCGCGGAGACCGCTGTCGCCTCACACGTCGAGGACCTTCTTCCACGCTCCCGCGTACGAGGCCGGGACGAACCCGATCGCCTCGTTGATGTCGAGCATGTGGCGGTTCTCCTCGGCGTTGAACGTCGACACCCGCGGCGATTCGGGCACGAGCTGCCGCCATCGCAGCAGGTTCGCGCACTTGACGATCGTGCCGAGACGGTGTCCGCGGTGCTCCTTCAGGACGAGCGTGCCGTACTGCTGCGTGGCGCCGCCGTGGTCCTCCGCGATGACGAGCTCGTTGTACGCCGCGATCGTCTGGGTCGGCTCGTGCAGCACCGCGGCCACCGACACCGTCAGCCCCTGGGACTGCTGCCGCGCGTCGCGCCGCCGCACGCGCGCAGCATCCCAGCGCTGCTCGTCGACGACCAGGCCGCCCTGCGGTGCATCCGTCGACATCCGCGAGAGCGCATAGGCGAAGCCGTCCTGGTGCTCGGGCGGCGTCGGCGCGGTCCACGCGATCTGACGGTAGTCGGGTCCGGCCGCAGTGACGGCGTCGGCGAGCATGCGTTCGACGAGCGCGAAGTCCCCGGTGAGGTCGAGAACGCTGTTGCGCTCGACCTGTTCCAGCGTGAACCCGTTCGACACGTGGAACACGGTCTGGCGGTCCTCGGCGGGGACCTCGCCCCAGCCGGTCGACGGGCTCAAGCGAGGGCCCGGCGTGCTGGGGCGGTGGAGCGTCCAGGTCTGGATCGTCGCGAGACCGCGCTCTCGCGCCTCGCGCTCGACCTCGGCGAGGAGCAGCTCCTCCACGCCGGCGCCCCAATGCGGAGGGTCGACCATGACATCGAACTCGAGCGCGCTGGCGCCCGGATCGTTCGAGACCATCAGCTTCGCCGCGCCCAGCACGACCTCGTCGCGCAGGACGGCATAGCCGAGCTGCGTCCAGTCCGACTGGTCCTGCCAGAAGCCGAGCATCTCCTCCGGCTCCTCGTGCAGGTAGTCGTGGCCGGCGTCGTGACGGCACACCGCGTTCGCGATGCGGACCATCTCGACGAAGATGCCGGCGTCGGGCGACGCCAGCGAGTCCGGCACGACGACACGCTGGACGGTGAGCACTCCGGCTCGTGCGAGATCAGTCATCGAGCACCTTCTTCCACGCGCCCTCATACGCGATGGGCGCGAATCCGATCGCCTCGTTGATGTCGAGCATCGGGCGATTCTCTTCTGCGTTGTACGTCATCACCCGCGGGGACTGCGGCGCGACATCCCGCCACGACAGGAGCGCCGCGCACTTGACGAGGGTGCCGAGCTTGTGGCCCCGGTGCTCCTTGAGCACGAGCGTGTCCTCCTGGTGCGTGACCTCGGTGCGGTCCTTGCCGACCACGAGCTCGTTGAAGGCGCACAGTTCGCCCGTCTCGATGTGCTGCGCGGCCGTGACCTGCCGCGTGCGGCCGGCGTCGGTGTACCGCGCATCGTGCACGGCGATGCGCGCGGCATCCCACGTCTCCTCGTCGAATTCGAGCGCGGCGGACGGGGCGTCCGTCGACATGCGCGACTTCATCCACGCATAGCCGTCGACGTACTCCGGGGGCGTCGGAACGAACCACTGCACCACGCGATAGCCGGTCGACGCCGCGCGGGCCTCGGCGAGCAGCCGTTCGACATCCTCGAACGAGCCGGTGAGGTCGAACGCGCTGTTGCGCTCGACCTGCTCGAGCGTGTACCCGTGGCGCAGGAAGAACCGGGCGATGTGATCGTGCGGGATCTCGCCGAACCCGGTCGGCGGTGCGAGCCGCGGCCCGGGAGCCGCCGGATGCTCGGCCCAGGCCTGCAGCACGGAGCGGCCGTTGTCGCGCGCGGTGCGCTCCACGAGGTCGTACGCGGACGAGCCGATGCCGCGTCCCCACGAATCACGCAGCAACTCGATGAGCCAGAACGCGACTTTCGAGCCCTTCTCGTTCGGCAGGTCGAGGCCGATGCGGCCCACGATGGCGCCGCCGTCGAGGATCACCCAGGCGAGGCGTCGCTCGTACGGGGTCTCGCGGTAGTGGGGGAGCGCCTCGTCGGCGCTGATGCGGTGGTCGTCGTGGCCCGAGATCTCGCGGTAGATGGCGTTGCGCACGCGGACCATCTCCACGAAGTCGGCGGCGTCGGGGGAGTCGATCGAGTCGGGCACGATGAGAGGGCGGAACTCGATCCCGGTGAGTGTCTTCATTGTGGTGCGTCTTTCGCAGTCGGTTTCGGAGGGGGACCCAGGGGGTCCGTCACCCGGTGCCGGGTGACGGACCCGTCTGCGATCACTGGCGAGGCGCGAGCAGGAGCGCCTCGCGCTGGAAGGCGCGTGCGCGCTGCGCAGTCGCCTCGTCGTGCCGGCTCGCGTGCGCGTGCCGGCGGCGGTCGTCCGCGAGTCGCGGGGTGCGGGTGCTCCACAGCAGCAGGCGAAGACCCACGCGGAGTGCGACGCGATCGAGGAGCGTGGTGCGCGTGTCGCGGCTCGAGAGTCGCAGCGTGTCCGACAGCAGGTCGTCACGTTGGTACGGCTCGTCGCGGCGCTGCGGCGCGAGAAGGGTGTTCATGGTTGTTCTCTTTCCGGATGGGTGGTGGGATGCCGCGGGCAGGCGCCCGAGGCGGAGATGCCGTGCCGCAGCACGACGGGCGGGAGGCAGGGGCGCGCGGTCGTCCGGATGGTCGAGGACGGCGTCGTCAGAGGGGACGGCGTCCGGGAACCGGAGCGGCGCGAAGCGAGGATGCCCGAAGAAGGGCAGAGTCCTCCCCTGCGCGGGTCAGATGGCGGCGGGGAAGCGGCCGCTCAGCGTGGCGCCGAAGGAGAGGGTCCCCAGTGCGCGCGAACGAATCGCTCCGCCTGCGATGGCGAATCCAGTGGTGTTCATGTGCATCATCGCGGGGACCTCCTTTCTCGACTTCAGACGCGAAAAGTGACAGTACCGCGAACCTGAGACCGGCGTCAAGCGTTCTCGCAGATTCGGGGGACGACGGGCGTGTCGCGGCATCCGCCCGCACCCCGGCCCGCCTTCGCGGGCGCACGGGCGTCCTCGGGTAGCGTAGGCGGGTAATCGACCGGGGTGGAGGGCGCATCCATGCACCTGAAGAGCGTGACGCTCAAAGGGTTCAAGTCGTTCGCCCAGCCGACGACCTTCGCGCTCGAACCCGGAGTGACCTGCATCGTCGGCCCCAACGGCTCGGGCAAGTCCAACGTCGTGGACGCCCTCGCCTGGGTGATGGGCGAGCAGGGGGCGAAGACGCTCCGCGGCGGCAAGATGGAGGACGTCATCTTCGCCGGCACGGCGACGCGCGGCCCGCTCGGCCGTGCCGAGGTGCAGCTGACGATCGACAACAGCGACGGCGCGCTCCCGATCGAGTACTCCGAGGTCACGATCAGCCGCACGCTGTTCCGCAACGGCACGAGCGAATACGCGATCAACGGCGAGACGTGCCGGCTGCTCGACGTGCAGGAGCTGCTGAGCGACTCGGGTCTCGGTCGAGAGATGCACGTCATCGTGGGTCAGGGCCGGCTCGACAGCGTCCTGCAGGCGACGCCCGAGGATCGCCGCGGCTTCATCGAGGAGGCCGCCGGCATCCTCAAGCACCGACGCCGCAAGGAGAAGACGCTCCGCAAGCTCGAGGCGATGGAGGCGAACCTCACGCGCTTGAGCGACCTCGCGGGGGAGCTGCGCCGTCAGCTGAAGCCGCTGGGCCGTCAGGCCGAGATCGCACGCGAGGCGGCCACGATCGCGGCGGTGGTGCGCGACGCGAAAGCCCGGCTCTTCGCGGACGAGATCGTCGCCCTTCGTGCGGAGCTCGCCTCGTACGCGCAGAGCGAGCAGGAGCGTCACGCCGAGCGGATGGTGCTGCAGGAACGGCTCGACAACGCCCGGGTGCGCATCGAGCAGCTCGAGAACGACCAGCGCTCCGAGACCGTCGACCGCGCGCGCCGCGTGGCACACGCGCTCGAGCGGGTGCAGGAGCGGCTGCGCAGCCTTTACGCGCTCGCGGGGCAGCGTCTGGCACTCCTGGGTGAGGCCGAGGACGAGGAGCGCATCGAGCTGACCACGGTGTCGCAGGCCATGATCGACGAGGCGCGCACCGAGATCGGCACGATCGGCGACGGCCTGGGAGAGGCGCAGGATGCCGCCGCCGAGGCCGCGCGGGACGTGATCCGCGCGCGGGCCGAGCTCGACGCCCTCGACGCCGACATCGCGGCGCAGAGCGCTCTCGTGTCGGAGCACGACATGCGCATCACCGCGCTGCGCGGCACCGCCGAGGCCGCGGCATCGGCCCTCGCCGCCGTCCGCACCGCCGTCGAACGCCAGCAGAAGGCGCTGGACGCGGCCGTCGGCCGGCGTACCGAGGCCGAGGAGATCCTCGCCGGGGTCGACCCGGGGCTCGTTCCCGACGCGTCGTCGGCAGATCACGCCGCCGCGTACGAGCGGGCGCAGCGCGACGCCGCTGATGCCGAGTCGACGGTCGCGTCCCTTCGCGAACGGCTCCACGCCGCCGAGCGGGAACGCGAGGCGCTCACGGCGCAGACCGCGGCGCTCGGGCGCGCCTTGGATGTCAAGAACGGTGCGTCGGCGCTGATCGCCGAGGGCCGCGCCGGGGTCCGGGGGCTGGTGGCCGATGCGGTGCAGGTGAAGGCCGGGTACGAGGCCGCGATCGCCGCCGTGCTCGGGCCGGTCGCCGAAGGCGTGCTCGTCGATGACCGCGCCGATGCGTTCGCTCTGGCCGAGGACCTCCGCGGCGGCGACGCGGGCGTCGTGGACATCGTCATCGCCGCGGGCGCCGCGACGCGCATGCAGCTGCCGCGCATC comes from Microbacterium cremeum and encodes:
- the rnc gene encoding ribonuclease III, with translation MTDVAAERTALAELTQKLGVEIDPELLSLALTHRSWAYENGQGPHNERLEFLGDSVLGLAVTVRLFTGHPDLDEGALAKRRASVVSTVALAEIARGIGLGEHLLLGRGEDLTGGRDKDSILADTMEAVFGAAYLSVGPDAATGLVLRLVEPLLADPERYGAAMDPKTALQELAARGGFEPPAYSVTSTGPDHDRRFTATVLIGDLAAEGAGTSKKHAEMAAALRAWRELSGRA
- the mutM gene encoding bifunctional DNA-formamidopyrimidine glycosylase/DNA-(apurinic or apyrimidinic site) lyase — protein: MPELPEVEVVRAGLAPAVTGATVLGVTVLDERALTRHSGDGAHFEAAVTGRVIGGAARRGKFLWLPLEPVAAAAAPTEALVGHLGMSGQLLLRAPGAAPERHERVRFDIAHPQHGELAVVFADQRTFGSLALDELVPTGDGAPGGFGVDAALAPSQVAHIARDPLDPAFSEAGFRRALSRKDSAIKRVLLDQTVVSGIGNIYADESLWAARIHPETPARTLSARAVGRVLAEVRHVLEKALAEGGTSFDAQYVNVNGQAGYFAHSLNAYGRTGEPCPRCGRPIVRVSFTNRSSHFCPRCQRSPRA
- a CDS encoding GNAT family N-acetyltransferase, which produces MTDLARAGVLTVQRVVVPDSLASPDAGIFVEMVRIANAVCRHDAGHDYLHEEPEEMLGFWQDQSDWTQLGYAVLRDEVVLGAAKLMVSNDPGASALEFDVMVDPPHWGAGVEELLLAEVEREARERGLATIQTWTLHRPSTPGPRLSPSTGWGEVPAEDRQTVFHVSNGFTLEQVERNSVLDLTGDFALVERMLADAVTAAGPDYRQIAWTAPTPPEHQDGFAYALSRMSTDAPQGGLVVDEQRWDAARVRRRDARQQSQGLTVSVAAVLHEPTQTIAAYNELVIAEDHGGATQQYGTLVLKEHRGHRLGTIVKCANLLRWRQLVPESPRVSTFNAEENRHMLDINEAIGFVPASYAGAWKKVLDV
- a CDS encoding GNAT family N-acetyltransferase, producing the protein MKTLTGIEFRPLIVPDSIDSPDAADFVEMVRVRNAIYREISGHDDHRISADEALPHYRETPYERRLAWVILDGGAIVGRIGLDLPNEKGSKVAFWLIELLRDSWGRGIGSSAYDLVERTARDNGRSVLQAWAEHPAAPGPRLAPPTGFGEIPHDHIARFFLRHGYTLEQVERNSAFDLTGSFEDVERLLAEARAASTGYRVVQWFVPTPPEYVDGYAWMKSRMSTDAPSAALEFDEETWDAARIAVHDARYTDAGRTRQVTAAQHIETGELCAFNELVVGKDRTEVTHQEDTLVLKEHRGHKLGTLVKCAALLSWRDVAPQSPRVMTYNAEENRPMLDINEAIGFAPIAYEGAWKKVLDD